The Palaemon carinicauda isolate YSFRI2023 chromosome 43, ASM3689809v2, whole genome shotgun sequence genome window below encodes:
- the LOC137633663 gene encoding chondroitin sulfate N-acetylgalactosaminyltransferase 1-like, translated as MFIPRKVRTGPCFGVVLLLTAGFFIATTVWPITSGHEPSTAHEEITPVSNAGIPATLDDDRPYNYPHPRVAFGEEVTFRYFDAYHTYQTEGVAERSLTRQEEMQLSSVREVALRHLKETKKDGGTFVGGRYRWLNEGVEYDFAFDDPVKEVTNRITLFQKLEPPKVIRSIEISNRLIVNIIITLKGRLDKYAVFLDHLVTAVVPEEPHLSLTVVYFSDDNMKEAQELTNHVLSSVPQVKWSFIPLEAENFSRGRGLHTGAQSVRFSDLTSPSSVLFFCDVDILMHPDFFRRCRSNAIEGRQVYYPVLFSLYNPRLVYPLFDKDIPVVRDQLRVTEQSGFWREFGFGMTCMYASDYEAAGGFPDLKTWGGEDEILFEKFLRLDNIKVLRFPDPGLFHLYHRKDCLDVTSSSYPACLKSKALTEGSQLQLGLTLLKLHEGTDLEGILSKRFYYFWLVPYLACFLFLSLVTNILQATAAISSRKIHVYGGDVRERRMS; from the exons ATGTTCATCCCGAGGAAGGTCAGAACAGGTCCCTGCTTTGGAGTCGTCCTGCTTCTGACTGCCGGTTTCTTCATTGCTACTACAGTCTGGCCTA TAACCAGCGGCCATGAGCCCTCCACGGCACACGAGGAAATCACGCCCGTTTCGAACGCCGGCATCCCCGCGACGCTGGACGATGATCGTCCTTACAACTACCCCCATCCGAGAGTTGCATT CGGCGAGGAAGTCACGTTCCGCTACTTCGACGCGTACCACACCTACCAGACGGAAGGCGTGGCCGAGCGATCGCTCACCCGGCAAGAGGAGATGCAGCTGTCCTCCGTGCGGGAGGTGGCGTTGCGGCACTTGAAGGAAACCAAGAAGGACGGAGGAACATTTGTAGGTGGGAG ATACAGATGGCTGAACGAAGGGGTCGAGTACGACTTCGCTTTCGATGATCCCGTTAAGGAAGTCACGAATAGGATAACTCTCTTCCAGAAGCTTGAGCCGCCGAAAGTTATCAGATCGATTGAGATTAGCAATCGCTTG ATCGTTAATATAATCATCACACTGAAAGGACGCCTGGACAAATACGCCGTCTTCCTGGACCACCTAGTGACTGCCGTCGTTCCCGAGGAACCTCACCTGTCACTGACAGTCGTCTACTTCTCTGACGACAACATGAAGGAAGCGCAAGAACTGACGAACCACGTGCTCTCCTCTGTGCCACAGGTCAAGTGGTCTTTCATTCCTTTAGAGGCGGAGAACTTCTCTCGAGGGAGGGGCCTGCATACTGGAGCTCAGTCGGTCAGGTTCTCCGATTTGACCAGTCCTTCTTCGGTCCTCTTCTTCTGCGATGTTGACATTCTCATGCATCCCGATTTCTTCAGGCGGTGTCGCAGCAATGCGATAGAAGGACGGCAG GTTTATTATCCAGTCCTGTTTTCGCTGTACAACCCACGTCTAGTTTACCCTCTGTTTGACAAAGACATCCCAGTCGTCAGAGACCAGTTGAGAGTCACGGAACAGTCCGGATTCTGGCGGGAATTCGGGTTCGGCATGACCTGCATGTACGCCTCGGATTACGAGGCTGCGGGGGGCTTTCCGGACCTCAAGACATGGGGAGGTGAAGACGAGATCCTTTTTGAAAAGTTCCTCCGCTTGGATAACATCAAG GTGTTGAGATTCCCCGATCCGGGACTCTTCCACCTGTACCACCGCAAGGACTGCCTGGACGTGACGAGCTCATCTTACCCCGCTTGTTTGAAGTCAAAAGCTCTGACTGAAGGATCCCAGCTTCAGCTTGGCCTCACCCTGCTCAAGCTTCATGAGGGAACTGACCTGGAGGGGATCTTATCCAAGAG GTTCTACTATTTCTGGTTGGTGCCGTATCTGGCCTGCTTCCTGTTCCTGTCCCTCGTCACGAACATCCTCCAGGCGACGGCCGCCATCTCCAGCAGGAAGATCCACGTGTACGGAGGAGACGTAAGGGAGAGGAGGATGTCGTAA